Proteins from a genomic interval of Nocardioides jishulii:
- a CDS encoding DUF3566 domain-containing protein: protein MAESNGPTTEETSVNPGFSTRVKDTIAKAAREHSDTASMAKTTPSGKVARRARLRLTRIDPMSVMKTSFLLSVAFGVVTFVAVLIVWTILGAAGLWDAVNDTVATVITSGDQASTFDIRDYVGMGRVLGFTLIVAVIDVILLTAIATLGAFLYNMAAALLGGVELTLSEDAR, encoded by the coding sequence ATGGCCGAGAGCAACGGACCCACCACCGAGGAGACGTCGGTCAACCCCGGTTTCTCGACGCGGGTGAAGGACACGATCGCCAAGGCGGCGCGCGAGCACAGTGACACCGCTTCCATGGCGAAGACCACTCCCTCGGGCAAGGTGGCGCGTCGCGCGCGGCTACGCCTGACCCGCATCGACCCGATGTCGGTGATGAAGACGTCGTTCCTGCTCTCGGTCGCCTTCGGCGTGGTCACCTTCGTGGCCGTGCTGATCGTGTGGACCATCCTGGGCGCCGCGGGGCTGTGGGACGCGGTCAACGACACCGTCGCCACCGTGATCACCAGCGGTGACCAGGCGAGCACGTTCGACATCCGCGACTACGTGGGCATGGGCCGGGTGCTCGGCTTCACGCTCATCGTGGCGGTGATCGACGTGATCCTCCTGACCGCGATCGCGACGCTGGGTGCCTTCCTCTACAACATGGCTGCGGCCCTGCTCGGAGGCGTCGAGCTCACGCTGTCGGAGGACGCCAGGTAA
- a CDS encoding DUF721 domain-containing protein, which translates to MSSEQPAQQAGDEPLEGTPSPAAPLPDSPTAGATGADGTDGPAPAEDLPSADGLDLARSAARAASRAPGAPAKKQRRGGDGTFTRRRGRSRFSGAHPDDRDPQPLGSTLDRLVANRGWDTDLKVQGVFGQWPSLVGREVADHCTPETLTDGKLVVRTDSTAWATQLRLLAPSIVRRLNQELGHGTVLLIEVLGPHGPSWKKGPRSAGGRGPRDTYG; encoded by the coding sequence GTGTCGAGTGAGCAGCCCGCCCAGCAGGCAGGGGACGAGCCCCTGGAGGGCACCCCCTCCCCGGCTGCGCCCCTCCCCGACTCCCCCACCGCCGGCGCCACCGGGGCTGACGGCACTGACGGTCCCGCCCCGGCTGAGGACCTGCCGTCCGCCGACGGCCTCGACCTGGCACGATCCGCCGCCCGCGCGGCCAGCCGCGCCCCGGGCGCACCGGCGAAGAAGCAGCGCCGCGGTGGCGACGGCACCTTCACCCGTCGTCGCGGCCGCAGCCGCTTCTCCGGTGCCCACCCCGACGACCGTGACCCCCAGCCACTGGGCTCCACGCTCGACCGGCTCGTCGCGAACCGGGGGTGGGACACCGACCTGAAGGTGCAGGGGGTCTTCGGCCAGTGGCCGAGCCTGGTCGGTCGGGAGGTCGCCGACCACTGCACCCCCGAGACGCTGACCGACGGCAAGCTCGTCGTCCGCACCGACTCGACCGCGTGGGCCACCCAGCTGCGGCTGCTCGCCCCCTCGATCGTGCGACGGCTCAACCAGGAGCTCGGCCACGGGACCGTCCTGCTGATCGAGGTGCTCGGTCCGCACGGACCGAGCTGGAAGAAGGGTCCGCGCTCGGCCGGCGGGCGTGGGCCGCGCGACACGTACGGCTGA
- the gyrB gene encoding DNA topoisomerase (ATP-hydrolyzing) subunit B, translating into MSGDYDASAIQVLEGLEAVRKRPGMYIGSTGVRGLHHLIWEIVDNSVDEALAGHCDRIVMTLNADNSITVTDNGRGIPTGTAPGQDLPAVTLALTVLHAGGKFGGGGYKVSGGLHGVGVSVVNALSSHLVVEVKNRGHLWRQSFSIGVPDGELEQVRPLEEGEETGTSVTWWASKDIFETTEYDLETITTRIREMAFLNRGLEIVVRDQRESAAELAEVIEDGTGELPTDGKDAIRPAADYGVEQVFKYDRGLVDYVEYLNRRKDKANPSVISFEADSSEFGAKGDDRHMSLEVAMQWNSTFAESVHTFANTINTHEGGTHEEGFRAALTTLVNTWGEEWGLIKKKEDRVSGDDIREGLTAIISIKLGEPQFEGQTKTKLGNTEAKGFTQRVVNDQLGAWLEQNPAEGKEIIRKAQAAASARIAARKARDLARNRKGLLGGGGLPGKLADCQSTNAAECEVFIVEGDSAGGSAKSGRDPRIQAILPIRGKILNVEKARIDKVLGNQEVQAIISALGTGIHEEFDLEKLRYHKVVLMADADVDGHHINTLLLTLLFRFMKPLIEHGYVYMAQPPLYRLRWNKPHDHQFVYSDAERDAMRAEGESKGWKLPKDNPVQRYKGLGEMNADELWETTMNPDQRLMLRVTLEDAARADEIFSILMGEDVEQRRSFIQRNAKDVRFLDI; encoded by the coding sequence GTGAGCGGCGACTACGACGCCTCCGCGATCCAGGTGCTCGAAGGGCTGGAGGCAGTCCGCAAGCGCCCCGGCATGTACATCGGCTCGACCGGTGTCCGCGGCCTGCACCACCTGATCTGGGAGATCGTCGACAACTCGGTCGACGAGGCGCTCGCCGGCCACTGCGACCGGATCGTGATGACGCTCAACGCGGACAACTCCATCACCGTCACCGACAACGGTCGAGGCATCCCCACCGGCACCGCGCCCGGTCAGGACCTGCCCGCCGTGACGCTGGCGCTGACCGTCCTCCACGCGGGCGGCAAGTTCGGCGGTGGCGGCTACAAGGTCTCCGGCGGTCTGCACGGCGTCGGTGTCTCCGTCGTCAACGCCCTCTCCAGCCACCTCGTGGTCGAGGTCAAGAACCGTGGGCACCTGTGGCGCCAGTCGTTCAGCATCGGCGTGCCCGACGGCGAGCTCGAGCAGGTCCGCCCGCTCGAGGAGGGCGAGGAGACCGGCACCTCGGTGACGTGGTGGGCCTCCAAGGACATCTTCGAGACCACCGAGTACGACCTCGAGACCATCACCACGCGCATCCGCGAGATGGCCTTCCTCAACCGCGGCCTGGAGATCGTCGTCCGCGACCAGCGTGAGAGCGCCGCCGAGCTCGCCGAGGTCATCGAGGACGGCACGGGCGAGCTGCCCACGGACGGCAAGGACGCGATCCGCCCCGCCGCGGACTACGGCGTGGAGCAGGTCTTCAAGTACGACCGCGGCCTGGTGGACTACGTCGAGTACCTCAACCGCCGCAAGGACAAGGCCAACCCGAGCGTCATCTCCTTCGAGGCCGACTCGTCCGAGTTCGGCGCCAAGGGCGACGACCGGCACATGAGCCTCGAGGTGGCGATGCAGTGGAACTCCACCTTCGCGGAGTCGGTCCACACCTTCGCCAACACGATCAACACCCACGAGGGCGGCACCCACGAAGAGGGCTTCCGCGCCGCGCTCACCACCCTGGTCAACACCTGGGGCGAGGAGTGGGGCCTGATCAAGAAGAAGGAGGACCGGGTCTCGGGTGACGACATCCGTGAGGGCCTGACCGCCATCATCTCGATCAAGCTCGGCGAGCCGCAGTTCGAGGGCCAGACCAAGACCAAGCTCGGCAACACCGAGGCCAAGGGCTTCACCCAGCGCGTGGTCAACGACCAGCTCGGCGCCTGGCTGGAGCAGAACCCGGCCGAGGGCAAGGAGATCATCCGCAAGGCCCAGGCCGCTGCGTCGGCGCGCATCGCGGCCCGCAAGGCCCGCGACCTCGCCCGCAACCGCAAGGGCCTGCTGGGTGGAGGCGGCCTGCCGGGCAAGCTGGCCGACTGCCAGTCGACCAACGCCGCCGAGTGCGAGGTCTTCATCGTCGAGGGTGACTCCGCAGGCGGCTCCGCCAAGTCCGGTCGCGACCCGCGCATCCAGGCGATCCTCCCGATTCGCGGCAAGATCCTCAACGTCGAGAAGGCGCGCATCGACAAGGTCCTGGGCAACCAGGAGGTGCAGGCCATCATCTCGGCGCTCGGCACCGGCATCCACGAGGAGTTCGACCTCGAGAAGCTGCGCTACCACAAGGTCGTGCTGATGGCTGACGCCGACGTCGACGGCCACCACATCAACACCCTGCTGCTGACGCTGCTCTTCCGCTTCATGAAGCCGCTGATCGAGCACGGCTACGTCTACATGGCGCAGCCCCCGCTCTACCGCCTGCGCTGGAACAAGCCGCACGACCACCAGTTCGTCTACTCCGACGCGGAGCGCGACGCGATGCGCGCCGAGGGTGAGTCGAAGGGCTGGAAGCTCCCCAAGGACAACCCCGTCCAGCGCTACAAGGGTCTCGGTGAGATGAACGCCGACGAGCTGTGGGAGACCACCATGAACCCCGACCAGCGCCTGATGCTGCGCGTCACCCTCGAGGACGCGGCCCGGGCCGACGAGATCTTCTCGATCCTCATGGGCGAGGACGTGGAGCAGCGCCGCTCGTTCATCCAGCGCAACGCCAAGGACGTTCGATTCTTGGACATCTGA
- the recF gene encoding DNA replication/repair protein RecF (All proteins in this family for which functions are known are DNA-binding proteins that assist the filamentation of RecA onto DNA for the initiation of recombination or recombinational repair.), whose translation MHVQHLLLHNFRSYADIDVRLEPGVTAFIGRNGQGKTNLVEAIDYLSRLGSHRVATDAPLIKAGTEQALVRAVVVKDGRAATLEVELNPGKANRARINRSPLPRPRELLGLVRTVVFSPEDLTLVKGDPSDRRRFLDDLLVLRTPRLAGVRSDFDRVLKQRNSLLKSAGRRGGSAAESALSTLAVWDSHLVELGTEILVQRLDLVDALGPYVGKAYEAVARGASRDDAQIEYRSSFELTGGPGQRPDRETVSQVFALELEARRRDELDRGITLVGPHRDDLLLTLGNSELRLPVKGYASHGESWSFALALKIAAYDLLRSEGDDPILILDDVFAELDSGRRLQLAELVAGAEQVLITAAVAEDVPESLAGERFSVAEGEVTRVE comes from the coding sequence GTGCACGTCCAGCATCTCCTGCTCCACAACTTCCGCTCCTACGCCGACATCGACGTCCGCCTCGAGCCGGGAGTGACCGCCTTCATCGGGCGCAACGGCCAGGGCAAGACCAACCTCGTCGAGGCGATCGACTACCTCTCCCGACTGGGCTCCCACCGGGTCGCCACCGACGCCCCCCTGATCAAGGCCGGCACCGAGCAGGCGCTGGTGCGTGCGGTCGTGGTCAAGGACGGACGCGCCGCCACCCTCGAGGTCGAGCTCAACCCGGGCAAGGCCAACCGGGCGCGGATCAACCGCTCCCCGCTCCCCCGGCCCCGTGAGCTGCTGGGCCTGGTGCGCACCGTCGTCTTCTCCCCCGAGGACCTGACGCTTGTCAAGGGTGACCCCAGCGACCGCAGACGCTTCCTCGACGACCTGCTGGTGCTGCGTACGCCGCGGCTCGCGGGCGTGCGCTCCGACTTCGACCGCGTGCTCAAGCAGCGCAACTCCCTGCTCAAGTCGGCGGGGCGCCGGGGCGGCTCGGCGGCGGAGTCGGCGCTGTCGACGCTCGCCGTCTGGGACTCCCACCTCGTCGAGCTCGGCACCGAGATCCTCGTGCAGCGCCTCGACCTGGTCGACGCGCTGGGACCCTACGTCGGCAAGGCGTACGAGGCGGTCGCGCGCGGAGCCTCGCGTGACGACGCGCAGATCGAGTACCGCTCCTCCTTCGAGCTGACCGGTGGCCCCGGGCAGCGACCCGACCGGGAGACGGTGAGCCAGGTCTTCGCCCTCGAGCTGGAGGCCCGTCGCCGCGACGAGCTGGACCGGGGCATCACCCTGGTCGGTCCCCACCGCGACGACCTCCTGCTCACCCTCGGCAACTCCGAGCTCCGGCTCCCCGTGAAGGGGTACGCCTCGCACGGTGAGTCCTGGTCGTTCGCGCTGGCGCTGAAGATCGCGGCGTACGACCTGTTGCGTTCGGAGGGCGACGACCCGATCCTGATCCTGGACGACGTGTTCGCCGAGCTCGACTCGGGACGACGCCTGCAGCTGGCCGAGCTGGTGGCCGGCGCCGAGCAGGTGCTGATCACCGCGGCCGTGGCCGAGGACGTGCCGGAGTCGTTGGCCGGCGAGCGGTTCAGCGTGGCGGAGGGAGAGGTGACCCGTGTCGAGTGA
- a CDS encoding DLW-39 family protein, whose amino-acid sequence MKKILLLVLAAVAALFAKKRIDQGKAEQALWSEATDTVGKA is encoded by the coding sequence ATGAAGAAGATCCTTCTGCTGGTCCTCGCCGCCGTCGCGGCACTCTTCGCGAAGAAGAGGATCGACCAGGGCAAGGCCGAACAGGCGCTCTGGTCGGAGGCCACCGACACCGTGGGCAAGGCCTGA
- the gnd gene encoding phosphogluconate dehydrogenase (NAD(+)-dependent, decarboxylating) translates to MDLGLVGLGKMGGNMRERLRRGGHTVVGFDRNRDVSDVASLAELVEALPSPKVVWVMVPAGEPTRATVKELAELLSPGDVVVDGGNSRWTDDQLHAAFLAEKQIGYVDCGVSGGVWGLENGYALMYGGEASDVEKVQPIFDTLKPEGDHGAVHAGKVGAGHFSKMVHNGIEYAIMQSYAEGWELLEKVDMVDNVTEVFRSWREGTVIRSWLLDLMVNALEDDPGLESIRGYAEDSGEGRWTVEAAIDNAVPVPAITAALFARFVSRQDDSPAMKAIAAMRNQFGGHAVRTGAPAGGDVEGKTGATQAPGAAEAGAGQENPTSGAGPATGES, encoded by the coding sequence ATGGATCTCGGACTCGTTGGACTCGGCAAGATGGGCGGCAACATGCGCGAGCGGTTGCGCCGGGGCGGGCACACCGTCGTCGGATTCGACCGCAATCGCGACGTCAGCGACGTCGCGAGCCTGGCCGAGCTGGTCGAGGCGCTCCCCTCGCCGAAGGTCGTGTGGGTGATGGTCCCGGCCGGTGAGCCGACCCGGGCGACCGTCAAGGAGCTCGCTGAGCTCCTCAGCCCCGGTGACGTGGTGGTCGACGGCGGCAACTCACGGTGGACCGATGACCAGCTGCACGCGGCCTTCCTGGCCGAGAAGCAGATCGGCTACGTCGACTGCGGTGTCTCCGGCGGCGTGTGGGGTCTCGAGAACGGCTACGCCTTGATGTACGGCGGCGAGGCCTCCGACGTCGAGAAGGTCCAGCCGATCTTCGACACCCTCAAGCCCGAGGGCGACCACGGTGCCGTCCACGCCGGCAAGGTGGGCGCCGGTCACTTCTCCAAGATGGTCCACAACGGCATCGAGTACGCGATCATGCAGTCGTACGCCGAGGGCTGGGAGCTGCTCGAGAAGGTCGACATGGTCGACAACGTCACCGAGGTCTTCCGCTCCTGGCGTGAGGGCACGGTGATCCGCTCGTGGCTGCTCGACCTGATGGTCAATGCGCTCGAGGACGACCCGGGCCTGGAGTCGATCCGCGGCTACGCCGAGGACTCCGGCGAGGGACGATGGACCGTCGAGGCGGCGATCGACAACGCCGTGCCGGTCCCGGCCATCACTGCCGCCCTGTTTGCCCGCTTCGTCTCCCGTCAGGACGACTCCCCCGCCATGAAGGCGATCGCGGCGATGCGCAACCAGTTCGGTGGTCACGCCGTGCGCACCGGAGCCCCGGCCGGCGGCGACGTCGAAGGCAAGACCGGCGCCACCCAGGCCCCCGGGGCCGCTGAGGCAGGGGCTGGCCAGGAGAACCCCACCTCCGGCGCAGGCCCTGCCACCGGAGAGAGTTAA
- the dnaN gene encoding DNA polymerase III subunit beta, whose amino-acid sequence MKFRVERDVFADAVAWAARSLPVRPSAPVLAGLLVEASEAGLVLSAFDYETSARAELRADVSAEGRVLVSGRLLADICRSLPDKPIDFELNGPKLELKCGAGRFSLQTMPVEEYPSLPTVPPASGVVAGDEFASAVSQAVTAAGRDDMLPVLTGVRIEIEGDRMSLLATDRFRLSHRELTWRPATTDASLAALVPAKVLSDTAKTLSGDVTISISSSGGEGIIGFEGSTPDGVRRTTTRLLDGDFPKVRSLFPSEHLTVATVDKAELIDTVKRVALVAERNTAVQMKFSDGEIVLDSQSGDEAQATEAVSAEINGDEIVTGFNPTYLLDGLSAINGEKIDLSFTQATKPVVISATDGGGASTFRYLLMPRRLLS is encoded by the coding sequence GTGAAGTTCCGCGTCGAACGCGACGTCTTCGCCGACGCCGTCGCGTGGGCTGCCCGCAGCCTGCCCGTGCGTCCCAGTGCTCCTGTGCTCGCAGGCCTTCTCGTGGAGGCGAGCGAAGCGGGCCTGGTCCTCTCCGCGTTCGACTACGAGACCTCTGCCCGCGCCGAGCTCCGTGCCGACGTCAGCGCCGAGGGGCGTGTCCTGGTCAGCGGTCGCCTGCTGGCTGACATCTGCCGCAGCCTTCCTGACAAGCCCATCGACTTCGAGCTCAACGGCCCCAAGCTGGAGCTCAAGTGCGGTGCCGGTCGCTTCAGCCTCCAGACGATGCCGGTCGAGGAGTACCCCTCGCTGCCGACCGTCCCGCCGGCCAGCGGCGTCGTCGCCGGTGACGAGTTCGCCAGTGCCGTCTCCCAGGCCGTCACGGCCGCCGGTCGCGACGACATGCTCCCGGTCCTCACCGGTGTGCGGATCGAGATCGAGGGCGACCGCATGTCGCTGCTCGCCACCGACCGCTTCCGCCTCTCGCACCGCGAGCTGACCTGGCGTCCCGCCACGACCGACGCCTCGCTGGCCGCGCTGGTGCCGGCCAAGGTGCTCAGCGACACCGCGAAGACGCTCAGCGGCGACGTGACGATCTCCATCTCGTCGAGCGGCGGCGAAGGCATCATCGGCTTCGAGGGCAGCACCCCCGACGGCGTGCGGCGCACCACCACCCGCCTGCTCGACGGTGACTTCCCCAAGGTCCGCAGCCTCTTCCCCTCCGAGCACCTCACGGTGGCGACCGTCGACAAGGCCGAGCTGATCGACACGGTCAAGCGCGTGGCCCTGGTCGCCGAGCGCAACACCGCCGTGCAGATGAAGTTCTCCGACGGCGAGATCGTCCTCGACTCGCAGTCGGGTGACGAGGCTCAGGCCACCGAGGCTGTCAGCGCCGAGATCAACGGCGACGAGATCGTCACGGGCTTCAACCCGACGTACCTGCTCGACGGGCTGAGCGCCATCAACGGTGAGAAGATCGACCTGTCGTTCACCCAGGCCACCAAGCCAGTCGTCATCTCGGCGACCGACGGCGGCGGAGCGAGCACCTTCCGCTACCTGCTGATGCCGAGGCGCCTGCTGTCCTGA
- the gyrA gene encoding DNA gyrase subunit A: MTETPNGQNPNGEDGLGLGDARIRDIDLQESMKASYIDYAMAVIVGRALPDVRDGLKPVHRRVLYAMYDGGYRPDRGFSKCSRVVGDVMGQYHPHGDSAIYDTLVRLAQPWVMRAPLVNGQGNFGSPGNDPAAAMRYTECRMAPLALEMVRDIDKDTVDFQPNYDGRSSEPTILPARFPNLLVNGSAGIAVGMATNIPPHNLREVAAGAVWALEHPDATREELQDALVERIKGPDFPNAAMIVGRNGIEQTYRTGRGSIQQRAVVEISEDAKGRTQLVITELPYMVNPDNLALKIAELADSGRVQGIADVKDNTSSRTGQQLVVVLKRDAVARVVLNNLFKHTELQTNFSANMLALVDGVPRTLTIDQFISNWVAHQIEVIVRRTKFLLADAERRAHIYRGLVKALDMLDEVIALIRRSPDVDDARRGLIELLDIDEVQANAILEMQLRRLAALERQKIIDELAKIEIEIADLLDILGDEVRQRRIVIEELGEIVEKFGQDRRTQIIAADGDLSMEDLIPDEELVVTITRGGYAKRTRADQYRTQKRGGKGVRGATLRGDDVVDHFIATTNHHWLLFFTSAGRVYRTKAYNLPEAGRDAKGGHVAGLLSFQPDEKIAQVLAIRDYEQAPYLVLATRQGLVKKTRLGDYNSPRQAGVIAINFRHDDDELIGAELVHPDDHILLVSRKGQSVRFEASDDQLRPMGRATGGVTGMKFRDGDSLLSMSVIRANQVAAEVIDGEVVPGGTTQAEAEGAEVEELREQFVFTITDGGFAKRTPIPEYRVQSRGGIGIKAMKLADEARGVLVGAFIVEEGDEILSITEGGQVVRSPIDENFRPTGRSTMGVKFVSPKKGDSVAVVARSVEARDDAADEDVPDEADADAVTTTETTEDES, encoded by the coding sequence GTGACTGAGACCCCGAACGGCCAGAACCCCAACGGCGAGGACGGCCTCGGCCTGGGCGACGCCCGGATCCGCGACATCGACCTCCAGGAGTCGATGAAGGCCTCCTACATCGACTACGCCATGGCCGTCATCGTCGGGCGCGCGCTGCCCGACGTACGCGACGGACTCAAGCCGGTGCACCGCCGCGTCCTCTACGCCATGTACGACGGCGGCTACCGCCCCGACCGCGGCTTCTCGAAGTGCTCGCGCGTCGTCGGTGACGTGATGGGTCAGTACCACCCGCACGGCGACTCCGCGATCTACGACACCTTGGTGCGCCTCGCGCAGCCGTGGGTGATGCGCGCGCCCCTGGTCAACGGCCAGGGCAACTTCGGCTCGCCGGGCAACGACCCCGCGGCCGCCATGCGTTACACCGAGTGCCGGATGGCCCCGCTGGCGCTGGAGATGGTCCGCGACATCGACAAGGACACCGTCGACTTCCAGCCCAACTACGACGGCCGCTCCTCCGAGCCCACCATCCTGCCGGCCCGGTTCCCCAACCTGCTGGTCAACGGCTCCGCCGGCATCGCGGTCGGCATGGCGACCAACATCCCGCCGCACAACCTCCGTGAGGTCGCCGCGGGCGCCGTCTGGGCGCTGGAGCACCCCGACGCCACCCGCGAGGAGCTCCAGGACGCGCTCGTCGAGCGGATCAAGGGCCCTGACTTCCCCAACGCGGCGATGATCGTCGGCCGCAACGGCATCGAGCAGACCTACCGCACCGGTCGCGGCTCGATCCAGCAGCGTGCAGTGGTCGAGATCAGCGAGGACGCCAAGGGGCGTACGCAGCTGGTCATCACCGAGCTGCCCTACATGGTCAACCCCGACAACCTGGCGCTGAAGATCGCCGAGCTCGCCGACTCCGGTCGCGTGCAGGGCATCGCCGACGTCAAGGACAACACCTCCTCGCGCACCGGCCAGCAGCTCGTGGTCGTGCTCAAGCGCGACGCGGTGGCTCGCGTGGTGCTCAACAACCTCTTCAAGCACACCGAGCTGCAGACCAACTTCAGCGCCAACATGCTGGCGCTGGTCGACGGCGTGCCGCGCACCCTGACGATCGACCAGTTCATCTCCAACTGGGTCGCCCACCAGATCGAGGTCATCGTCCGCCGGACGAAGTTCCTCCTCGCCGACGCCGAGCGCCGCGCCCACATCTACCGAGGCCTGGTCAAGGCGCTCGACATGCTGGACGAGGTCATCGCACTCATCCGTCGCTCCCCCGACGTCGACGACGCCCGCCGCGGCCTCATCGAGCTGCTCGACATCGACGAGGTCCAGGCCAACGCCATCCTCGAGATGCAGCTGCGTCGTCTGGCCGCCCTGGAGCGTCAGAAGATCATCGACGAGCTCGCCAAGATCGAGATCGAGATCGCCGACCTGCTCGACATCCTGGGTGACGAGGTCCGCCAGCGGCGGATCGTCATCGAGGAGCTCGGCGAGATCGTCGAGAAGTTCGGCCAGGACCGGCGTACGCAGATCATCGCGGCCGACGGGGACCTCTCCATGGAGGACCTCATCCCCGACGAGGAGCTGGTCGTCACCATCACCCGCGGCGGCTACGCGAAGCGCACGCGCGCCGACCAGTACCGGACCCAGAAGCGCGGTGGCAAGGGCGTACGCGGTGCCACGCTGCGCGGCGACGACGTGGTCGACCACTTCATCGCGACCACGAACCACCACTGGTTGCTCTTCTTCACCTCGGCGGGACGCGTCTACCGCACCAAGGCCTACAACCTGCCGGAGGCCGGTCGTGACGCCAAGGGCGGTCACGTCGCCGGACTGCTCTCCTTCCAGCCGGACGAGAAGATCGCCCAGGTGCTGGCCATCCGCGACTACGAGCAGGCGCCCTACCTGGTGCTCGCCACGCGTCAGGGCCTGGTCAAGAAGACGCGCCTGGGTGACTACAACAGCCCGCGCCAGGCCGGCGTCATCGCGATCAACTTCCGACACGACGACGACGAGCTGATCGGCGCCGAGCTGGTGCACCCCGACGACCACATCCTGCTGGTCTCCCGCAAGGGCCAGTCGGTGCGCTTCGAGGCCTCCGACGACCAGCTGCGGCCCATGGGTCGCGCGACCGGAGGCGTCACCGGCATGAAGTTCCGCGACGGTGACTCCCTGCTGTCGATGTCGGTGATCCGTGCCAACCAGGTGGCGGCCGAGGTCATCGACGGCGAGGTCGTCCCGGGTGGGACGACGCAGGCGGAGGCCGAGGGCGCCGAGGTCGAGGAGCTGCGCGAGCAGTTCGTCTTCACCATCACCGACGGTGGCTTCGCCAAGCGCACCCCGATCCCGGAGTACCGCGTGCAGTCGCGTGGCGGCATCGGCATCAAGGCGATGAAGCTGGCCGACGAGGCGCGCGGCGTCCTGGTGGGTGCCTTCATCGTCGAGGAGGGCGACGAGATCCTCTCGATCACCGAGGGTGGTCAGGTCGTACGCAGCCCCATCGACGAGAACTTCCGGCCCACCGGCCGCTCCACGATGGGCGTCAAGTTCGTCTCCCCGAAGAAGGGGGACTCGGTCGCGGTGGTTGCCCGCTCGGTCGAGGCTCGCGATGATGCTGCGGACGAGGATGTTCCCGACGAGGCGGATGCCGACGCCGTGACCACCACCGAGACGACTGAGGACGAGTCCTGA